From the genome of Pseudomonas sp. Teo4, one region includes:
- the flgB gene encoding flagellar basal body rod protein FlgB gives MSISFDKALGIHEKALGFRAQRAEVLANNIANADTPNYKARDMDFSSVLAAESQKQQSGRFAMDRTNSRHIEAEGLTMADDTLKYRTPDMPSIDQNTVDAQVEQANYTENAMGFQASFTLLNSKFKGLVSALRGE, from the coding sequence ATGAGCATCAGTTTCGACAAGGCACTTGGCATCCACGAAAAGGCGCTGGGCTTCCGCGCCCAGCGCGCCGAAGTGCTGGCCAACAACATCGCCAACGCTGACACGCCCAACTACAAGGCGCGTGACATGGACTTCTCGTCGGTGCTTGCCGCCGAGAGCCAGAAGCAGCAAAGCGGCCGCTTCGCCATGGACCGTACCAACAGCCGGCACATCGAGGCCGAAGGCCTGACCATGGCGGACGACACCTTGAAGTACCGCACGCCCGACATGCCGTCGATCGACCAGAACACCGTGGACGCCCAGGTAGAGCAGGCGAACTACACGGAAAACGCCATGGGTTTCCAGGCCAGCTTCACCCTGCTCAACAGTAAATTCAAAGGGCTGGTTTCGGCCCTGCGCGGAGAGTAA
- the cheR gene encoding protein-glutamate O-methyltransferase CheR: MSTGNLDFEQFRVFLEKACGILLGENKQYLVSSRLNKLMEQQGIKSLGELVQRIQTQPRGGLREQVVDAMTTNETLWFRDTYPFEVLKNKVVPEFIKGNPGQRLRIWSAACSSGQEPYSISMALDEFERSNLGQLKMGAQIVATDLSGSMLTNCKTGEYDSLAIARGLSQERLQRYFDTKGPGRWAVKPAIRSRVEFRSFNLLDSYAALGKFDIVFCRNVLIYFSAQVKKDILLRIHSTLKPGGYLFLGASEALNGLPDHYQMVQCSPGIIYQAK, encoded by the coding sequence GTGTCTACGGGTAATTTGGATTTCGAACAGTTCCGGGTATTCCTGGAGAAAGCCTGTGGCATCCTGCTGGGCGAGAATAAGCAGTATCTGGTCTCCAGCCGTCTCAACAAGCTGATGGAGCAGCAGGGCATCAAGAGCCTGGGCGAGCTGGTGCAGCGTATTCAGACGCAACCGCGCGGCGGCCTGCGCGAGCAGGTGGTCGATGCCATGACCACCAACGAGACCTTGTGGTTTCGCGACACCTATCCATTCGAAGTGTTGAAGAACAAGGTGGTTCCGGAGTTCATCAAGGGCAACCCGGGCCAGCGCTTGCGCATCTGGTCGGCAGCCTGTTCGTCGGGGCAGGAGCCTTATTCCATCTCGATGGCGCTGGACGAATTCGAGCGCAGCAACCTTGGGCAACTGAAGATGGGGGCGCAGATCGTCGCCACCGACCTGTCCGGTTCGATGTTGACCAACTGCAAGACCGGCGAGTACGACAGCCTGGCCATTGCCCGCGGCTTGTCTCAAGAGCGGCTGCAGCGTTACTTCGATACCAAGGGGCCGGGGCGTTGGGCGGTGAAGCCGGCCATTCGCAGCCGTGTCGAGTTCCGTTCGTTCAACTTGCTCGATAGCTATGCGGCTTTGGGCAAGTTCGACATCGTGTTTTGCCGCAACGTGCTGATCTACTTCTCGGCGCAGGTGAAGAAGGACATTCTGCTGCGGATTCACAGCACCTTGAAGCCGGGTGGGTATCTGTTCCTTGGTGCGTCCGAGGCTTTGAACGGGCTGCCGGACCATTACCAGATGGTGCAGTGCAGTCCGGGGATCATCTATCAGGCCAAGTGA
- a CDS encoding chemotaxis protein CheV yields MAGVMDSVNQRTQLVGQNRLELLLFRLNGEQLYGINVFKVREVLQCPELTLLPKSHPVVRGVANIRGATIPILDLSMATGLPGLKEETRNSFVIITEYNTKTQGFLVHSVERIVNMNWEEIHPPPKGTGRDHYLTAVTRVDNRMVEIIDVEKVLAEVAPSSESVSAGVIDAEVQDKAVLLRVLTVDDSSVARKQVSRCLQTVGVEVVALNDGRQALDYLRKLVDEGKRPEEEFLMMISDIEMPEMDGYTLTAEIRSDPRMQKLHIVLHTSLSGVFNQAMVKKVGADDFLAKFKPDDLAQRVVDRIKATH; encoded by the coding sequence ATGGCTGGTGTTATGGATTCGGTCAACCAGCGCACGCAACTGGTGGGGCAGAATCGCCTGGAATTGCTGTTGTTCCGCCTCAACGGCGAGCAACTCTACGGCATCAATGTATTCAAGGTCAGGGAGGTGCTGCAGTGCCCGGAGCTGACCTTGCTGCCCAAGTCCCACCCGGTGGTGCGTGGTGTGGCCAATATTCGCGGGGCGACCATCCCGATCCTCGACTTGTCGATGGCGACCGGGTTGCCCGGCCTCAAGGAAGAGACGCGCAACAGTTTCGTGATCATCACCGAGTACAACACCAAGACCCAAGGGTTCCTGGTGCACTCGGTAGAGCGCATCGTCAACATGAACTGGGAGGAGATCCACCCGCCACCCAAGGGGACCGGCCGTGATCACTACCTGACAGCGGTCACGCGGGTGGACAACCGCATGGTCGAGATCATCGATGTGGAGAAGGTGCTGGCCGAGGTGGCTCCGTCGTCCGAATCGGTGTCCGCCGGGGTGATCGATGCCGAAGTGCAGGACAAGGCCGTGCTGCTGCGGGTGCTCACCGTCGACGATTCGTCGGTGGCGCGCAAGCAGGTCAGCCGCTGCTTGCAGACGGTCGGTGTCGAAGTGGTGGCGCTCAACGATGGTCGTCAGGCCCTGGATTACCTGCGCAAGCTGGTGGACGAGGGCAAGCGGCCGGAAGAAGAGTTCCTGATGATGATCTCGGACATTGAAATGCCGGAAATGGACGGCTATACGCTGACTGCGGAGATTCGCAGCGACCCGCGTATGCAAAAATTGCACATCGTCCTGCATACTTCGCTGTCCGGGGTGTTCAACCAGGCCATGGTGAAGAAAGTCGGTGCCGATGACTTCCTGGCCAAGTTCAAGCCGGATGACCTTGCCCAGCGCGTGGTCGACCGGATCAAGGCAACGCATTGA
- the flgA gene encoding flagellar basal body P-ring formation chaperone FlgA, with amino-acid sequence MYTKTTFFRRLTRLLSSTLAALCLLAPGARTLADAFTLPEQLIGVTQGFLEFTVEDYLATTQTVGRYEIQVNSLDPRLRMPLCSQQLDASLESPAQPLGRVTVRVRCDGSAPWTVFVPATVRLYRDVVVVTRPLKRGSTVGEGDVALRERDVGTLSQGFLTELDQALEMKVLRPTVLDQVLTPQHLEQAEVVRKGDHVVIVARSGTLSVRMPGEALTKGGIGEQIRIRNLNSKRVVKARVTGPGQVEVAM; translated from the coding sequence ATGTACACGAAAACGACATTTTTCCGACGATTGACCCGCCTACTGAGCAGCACGCTCGCCGCGCTGTGCCTGTTGGCACCCGGCGCTCGTACGCTGGCGGACGCGTTCACCTTGCCTGAACAGCTTATCGGTGTCACCCAAGGGTTTCTTGAATTTACCGTCGAGGATTACCTGGCCACGACCCAGACCGTGGGCCGCTACGAGATCCAGGTCAACTCGCTCGACCCACGCCTGCGCATGCCGCTGTGCAGCCAGCAATTGGACGCCTCGCTGGAGAGCCCGGCGCAGCCGCTGGGCCGGGTGACGGTGCGGGTACGCTGCGATGGCAGCGCGCCATGGACGGTGTTCGTGCCGGCCACCGTGCGCTTGTACCGCGATGTCGTGGTGGTCACTCGCCCGCTCAAGCGCGGCAGTACGGTCGGTGAGGGGGATGTAGCCCTGCGCGAACGCGACGTTGGCACGCTCAGCCAGGGCTTTCTCACCGAACTCGACCAGGCGCTGGAGATGAAAGTGCTGCGCCCCACCGTGCTCGATCAAGTCCTTACCCCCCAGCACCTTGAACAGGCTGAGGTGGTGCGCAAGGGCGACCACGTGGTGATCGTTGCGCGCAGCGGCACCCTGAGCGTGCGCATGCCGGGCGAAGCCCTCACCAAGGGCGGCATCGGCGAACAGATCCGCATCCGCAACCTGAATTCCAAACGGGTGGTCAAGGCACGGGTCACAGGCCCGGGCCAGGTGGAGGTAGCCATGTAG
- the flgM gene encoding flagellar biosynthesis anti-sigma factor FlgM, with protein sequence MVIDFSRLNNSPSITGGVRGNTASGNADKTGETNEAPKSASASGEAVHLSQEAQQLQKISDKLRDQPEVNSARVAQLKQAIADGSYQVDAGRVASKLLDFEAQR encoded by the coding sequence ATGGTCATCGACTTCAGTCGTTTGAATAACTCTCCGTCCATAACGGGCGGCGTGCGCGGCAACACCGCGTCCGGCAACGCCGACAAAACCGGCGAAACCAATGAAGCGCCGAAAAGCGCCAGCGCCAGCGGAGAAGCGGTACACCTCAGCCAAGAGGCTCAGCAGTTGCAGAAGATCAGCGACAAGCTGCGCGATCAACCTGAAGTCAACAGCGCCCGTGTGGCCCAGTTGAAACAGGCGATCGCAGATGGCAGCTACCAGGTCGATGCCGGCCGGGTCGCCAGCAAACTGCTTGATTTCGAAGCTCAGCGCTAA
- a CDS encoding flagellar protein FlgN — protein MHDITLLQLIEDDIAPTQELLDLLEKEAVVLHGRDMMVLEHILARKQSLIVLLEQQGLRRNQLLTSLGLSPDRAGVQALAAQSPNGDLILQQLEVLSQLLDACQKVNETNGRIIQMQQHTTANQIRILNGGDSPSLYDSRGTTSPMSKPRALSQV, from the coding sequence ATGCACGACATCACTCTGCTGCAACTGATCGAAGACGACATCGCACCCACGCAGGAACTGCTCGACCTTCTCGAAAAGGAAGCCGTTGTCCTGCATGGCCGTGACATGATGGTGCTGGAGCACATTCTGGCCCGCAAACAGTCGTTGATCGTCTTGCTCGAACAGCAGGGACTGCGGCGCAACCAGCTACTCACCAGCCTGGGCTTGAGCCCGGACCGCGCAGGCGTGCAGGCCTTGGCCGCACAGTCGCCCAACGGCGATCTCATCCTGCAGCAGCTTGAGGTGCTCAGCCAGTTGCTCGATGCCTGCCAGAAGGTCAACGAGACCAATGGCCGAATCATCCAGATGCAACAACACACCACGGCCAACCAGATCAGAATCCTCAACGGTGGTGACTCTCCGTCCCTCTACGACAGCCGTGGCACCACCTCGCCAATGAGCAAGCCCCGGGCGCTCAGCCAAGTGTGA
- a CDS encoding flagellar brake protein, producing the protein MFNETDAPQPPKVLTTPLEIAANLRQLQESHDPLIITFHERSQRFQSYVVQVDRDSDVLALDEMIPRDGEKFIENGEPFRVEGFHDGVRIAWECNHPLRISEVDGHRCYRGGLPTEMTYHQRRNAFRAALKLSQLVDVILDGTHLKGNGALRGKLLDISATGCKLRFDGDVSERLQLGQVYERFKAGNPLGLVDTMVELRHLHFEERINTTFAGVRFHNLNGQAQRKIESFVYQLQREARRFDKDDY; encoded by the coding sequence GTGTTCAATGAAACCGACGCTCCGCAGCCACCAAAGGTGCTGACCACGCCTTTGGAGATCGCGGCCAACCTGCGCCAGTTGCAGGAAAGCCATGATCCTCTGATCATCACCTTCCATGAACGTAGCCAGCGATTCCAGAGTTACGTAGTGCAAGTGGACCGCGACAGCGATGTCCTGGCGCTGGATGAGATGATCCCGCGCGATGGCGAGAAATTCATCGAGAACGGCGAACCGTTCCGTGTCGAAGGCTTCCACGATGGCGTGCGCATTGCCTGGGAATGCAACCACCCGCTGCGCATCAGTGAAGTCGATGGCCACCGCTGCTACCGCGGCGGCTTGCCAACGGAGATGACCTACCACCAGCGCCGCAATGCCTTCCGCGCAGCGCTGAAACTGTCGCAGCTGGTCGACGTCATCCTGGACGGCACTCACCTCAAGGGCAATGGCGCGCTGCGTGGCAAACTGCTGGATATCTCGGCCACCGGCTGCAAGCTGCGTTTTGACGGCGATGTATCGGAACGCCTGCAACTGGGCCAGGTGTACGAGCGCTTCAAGGCCGGCAACCCACTGGGCCTGGTGGACACCATGGTCGAGTTGCGCCACCTGCACTTCGAGGAGCGGATCAACACCACCTTCGCCGGTGTACGTTTCCACAACCTCAACGGCCAGGCACAACGCAAGATTGAAAGTTTCGTCTACCAGCTGCAGCGTGAAGCGCGACGGTTCGATAAAGACGACTACTGA
- a CDS encoding MFS transporter: protein MRNIWKPFQSLYFAALMMLIGSGLLSTYLALRLAADHVDSLWVGALMAANYFGLAVGGKVGHRLIGRVGHIRAYATCAGIVGAAVLGHGLTSWLPVWVGLRMIVGLGMMCQYMVIESWLNEQAEAKHRGAVFSGYMIASYLGLVLGQLILVVHPQLGPELLMLVAMCFALCLVPVAMTRRIHPAPLRPAPMEPKFFIKRVPQSLSTVLGSGLIVGSFYGLAPLYASSQGMSTEQIGLFMGSCIFAGLVVQWPLGWLSDRYDRAVLIRSVAVGLALASAPLAIMPSVPLELLFGIGFLISLLQFCLYPLAVAFSNDHVESERRVSLTAMLLVTYGVGACIGPLAAGVLMKVLGAQMLYAFFAFFALVLVWRIRPKAVTGLHQVQDAPLGHVAMPAAGSPLSAALDPRVDEQTVQDVMQTPVAAEDTEEEQAPAANGVKPEAEVDRSV from the coding sequence ATGCGTAATATCTGGAAGCCGTTTCAGTCGCTGTATTTCGCTGCCTTGATGATGCTGATCGGCTCCGGCCTGCTCAGTACCTACCTGGCGCTGCGCCTGGCGGCCGATCATGTCGACAGCCTGTGGGTCGGTGCGCTGATGGCGGCCAACTACTTCGGCCTGGCTGTGGGGGGCAAGGTCGGTCACCGGCTGATCGGTCGGGTGGGTCATATTCGTGCCTACGCCACCTGCGCCGGTATCGTCGGTGCCGCGGTGCTAGGCCACGGATTGACCAGTTGGCTGCCAGTTTGGGTCGGGCTGCGGATGATCGTCGGCCTGGGCATGATGTGCCAGTACATGGTGATCGAGAGCTGGCTCAACGAGCAGGCAGAGGCCAAACATCGTGGCGCGGTGTTCAGTGGCTACATGATCGCCTCCTACCTGGGGTTGGTGCTCGGCCAGTTGATTCTGGTAGTCCACCCGCAACTCGGGCCGGAGCTGCTGATGCTGGTCGCCATGTGCTTTGCTCTGTGCCTGGTGCCGGTTGCGATGACCCGGCGGATTCACCCGGCACCCTTGCGTCCGGCACCGATGGAGCCGAAGTTCTTCATCAAGCGGGTGCCGCAATCACTGAGCACGGTGTTGGGCTCGGGCCTGATCGTAGGCTCCTTCTACGGTCTGGCGCCGCTCTATGCATCCAGCCAGGGGATGTCCACCGAGCAGATCGGTCTGTTCATGGGTAGCTGTATCTTTGCGGGGCTGGTGGTGCAGTGGCCATTGGGCTGGTTGTCGGACCGCTACGACCGTGCGGTGCTGATCCGCAGTGTCGCGGTGGGGCTGGCGTTGGCCTCGGCGCCACTGGCCATCATGCCCAGCGTGCCGCTGGAGTTGCTGTTTGGCATCGGCTTCTTGATTTCGCTGTTGCAGTTCTGCCTGTATCCGCTGGCGGTGGCGTTTTCCAATGACCACGTCGAAAGCGAGCGACGGGTTTCGTTGACCGCCATGCTGCTGGTCACCTATGGCGTGGGCGCTTGCATCGGGCCGCTGGCGGCAGGTGTGCTGATGAAAGTGCTGGGTGCGCAGATGCTCTATGCCTTCTTCGCGTTTTTCGCGCTGGTGCTGGTGTGGCGTATTCGGCCGAAAGCGGTCACTGGTCTGCATCAGGTGCAGGATGCGCCGCTGGGTCACGTGGCGATGCCAGCGGCAGGTTCGCCATTGTCCGCGGCGCTTGACCCGAGGGTGGATGAGCAGACCGTGCAGGATGTGATGCAGACGCCAGTGGCGGCAGAGGACACCGAGGAGGAACAGGCGCCAGCGGCAAACGGTGTCAAGCCTGAGGCGGAGGTGGATAGGTCGGTTTGA
- a CDS encoding glutamine synthetase family protein has translation MTAEGFLEGRRLQMARGVLLQCIMGGYPPAKFYGSDDGDLALAADPAHIYRLPWADDGLALAICDANELTGSPSGLSTRGLLKAVIARYASLGLAPVVATELEFFVFAPNSDPLQPFLPPLGNDGRRELGHSAFSVSSNNGLRPFFAEVYQCMAALGLPRDTFMHEMGVSQFEINLLHGDPLLLADQTFLFKHLLKEVALKHGLTVVCMAKPLARTPGSSMHIHQSLVQIDTGRNVFSDDQGQPTETFYHFIGGLQACMADFTALFAPNVNSYQRLCHPYASPNNACWSEDNRAAGLRIPASAPVARRVENRLPGADANPYLAIAASLAAGLHGIEQRLQPTPAIQGEFEVPESLSLPCTLHAALQRLKRSALARELFGGEFIDGYLATKTLELTDFFDEITPWERRVLATQA, from the coding sequence ATGACCGCCGAAGGCTTTCTCGAAGGCCGTCGCCTGCAGATGGCGCGTGGTGTATTGCTGCAATGCATCATGGGCGGCTACCCGCCGGCGAAGTTCTACGGCAGCGACGATGGTGACCTGGCCCTTGCTGCAGACCCTGCCCATATTTATCGCCTGCCTTGGGCCGATGATGGGCTGGCCTTGGCGATTTGCGATGCCAATGAGCTGACCGGCAGCCCGTCAGGCTTGTCCACCCGTGGCCTGCTCAAGGCCGTCATCGCCCGTTACGCCTCCCTGGGCCTGGCGCCGGTAGTGGCGACCGAACTCGAGTTCTTCGTGTTCGCCCCCAACAGTGATCCGCTTCAGCCTTTCTTGCCGCCCCTGGGTAACGATGGCCGCCGCGAGCTTGGCCATTCGGCGTTCAGCGTCAGCTCCAACAACGGCCTGCGGCCATTCTTCGCCGAGGTGTACCAGTGCATGGCGGCCTTGGGCTTGCCGCGTGACACCTTCATGCACGAGATGGGTGTCAGCCAGTTCGAGATCAACCTGCTGCACGGCGATCCGCTGTTGCTGGCCGACCAGACCTTCCTGTTCAAGCACCTGCTCAAGGAAGTGGCACTCAAGCATGGCCTGACCGTGGTCTGCATGGCCAAGCCATTGGCCAGAACACCGGGCAGTTCCATGCATATCCATCAGAGCCTGGTGCAGATCGACACGGGGCGTAATGTGTTCAGCGATGACCAAGGGCAGCCGACCGAAACCTTCTACCACTTCATCGGCGGCTTGCAGGCTTGCATGGCCGATTTCACCGCGCTGTTCGCGCCCAACGTCAATTCCTATCAGCGCCTGTGTCACCCCTATGCGTCGCCGAACAATGCCTGCTGGTCCGAGGACAACCGTGCCGCGGGCCTGCGCATTCCTGCCAGTGCGCCGGTGGCGCGGCGGGTTGAGAACCGCTTGCCTGGGGCGGACGCCAACCCTTACCTGGCCATCGCGGCGAGCCTGGCCGCAGGCCTGCATGGCATCGAGCAACGTCTGCAGCCGACGCCAGCGATTCAGGGTGAGTTCGAGGTGCCCGAGTCCTTGAGCCTGCCGTGCACGCTGCATGCCGCGCTGCAACGGCTCAAGCGCAGCGCTCTGGCGCGGGAGTTGTTCGGCGGCGAGTTCATCGACGGTTACCTGGCCACCAAGACCCTGGAGCTGACGGACTTCTTCGATGAGATCACGCCGTGGGAGCGGCGGGTGTTGGCAACACAGGCCTGA
- the bkdR gene encoding Bkd operon transcriptional regulator BkdR has translation MRKLDRTDIGILNSLQENARITNAELARSVNLSPTPCFNRVKAMEELGVIRQQVTLLAPEVLGLDVNVFIHVSLEKQVEQSLHRFEEEIAERPEVMECYLMTGDPDYLLRVLLPSIQALERFLDYLTRLPGVANIRSSFALKQVRYKTALPLPANGMTLRE, from the coding sequence ATGCGCAAACTCGATCGTACCGATATCGGCATTCTCAACAGCCTTCAGGAAAACGCCCGCATCACCAACGCAGAGCTGGCGCGCTCGGTAAACCTCTCGCCCACGCCCTGTTTCAACCGGGTCAAGGCGATGGAGGAACTGGGGGTGATCCGTCAACAGGTGACATTGCTGGCGCCCGAAGTGTTGGGGCTGGATGTGAATGTGTTCATCCATGTCAGCCTGGAAAAGCAGGTGGAGCAGTCGCTGCACCGCTTCGAGGAGGAGATTGCCGAGCGTCCGGAGGTGATGGAGTGCTACCTGATGACCGGCGACCCCGACTATCTGCTGCGGGTGTTGTTGCCGAGCATCCAGGCCTTGGAGCGGTTTCTCGATTACCTGACCCGGCTGCCGGGGGTGGCGAATATTCGCTCCAGTTTTGCCTTGAAGCAGGTGCGTTACAAGACCGCATTGCCGTTGCCGGCGAATGGAATGACATTACGGGAGTAG
- a CDS encoding 3-methyl-2-oxobutanoate dehydrogenase (2-methylpropanoyl-transferring) subunit alpha, with translation MNEYAPLRLHVPEPTGRPGCQTDFSYLRLNDAGSVRKPPIDVDAADTSDLSYSLIRVLDEQGNALGPWAEDIDPQVLRQGMRAMLKTRIFDNRMVVAQRQKKMSFYMQSLGEEAIGSAQALALNRTDMCFPTYRQQSILMARDVSLVEMICQLLSNERDPLKGRQLPIMYSVRDAGFFTISGNLATQFVQAVGWAMASAIKGDTKIASAWIGDGATAESDFHTALTFAHVYRAPVILNVVNNQWAISTFQAIAGGESTTFAGRGVGCGIASLRVDGNDFVAVYAASRWAAERARRGLGPCLIEWVTYRAGPHSTSDDPSKYRPADDWSHFPLGDPIARLKQHLIAIGQWSEEEHQAVTAELEAAVIAAQKEAEQYGTLANGHIPSAASMFEDVYKEMPDHLRRQRQEMGV, from the coding sequence ATGAACGAGTACGCCCCCCTGCGTTTGCATGTGCCCGAGCCTACCGGCCGGCCAGGCTGCCAGACCGATTTCTCCTACCTGCGCCTGAACGACGCGGGTTCTGTCCGTAAACCCCCGATCGACGTCGACGCTGCCGACACCTCCGACTTGTCCTACAGCCTGATTCGCGTGCTGGACGAACAGGGCAATGCCCTGGGCCCCTGGGCCGAGGACATCGACCCGCAGGTGTTGCGCCAAGGCATGCGCGCCATGCTCAAGACGCGGATCTTCGACAACCGCATGGTGGTCGCCCAGCGCCAGAAGAAGATGTCCTTCTATATGCAGAGCCTGGGCGAGGAAGCCATCGGCAGCGCCCAGGCCCTGGCCCTGAATCGCACCGACATGTGCTTCCCCACCTACCGTCAGCAAAGCATCCTGATGGCCCGTGACGTGTCACTGGTGGAGATGATCTGCCAGTTGCTGTCCAACGAGCGCGACCCGCTCAAAGGCCGCCAGCTGCCGATCATGTACTCGGTGCGCGACGCAGGCTTCTTCACCATCAGCGGCAACCTGGCGACCCAGTTCGTGCAGGCCGTTGGCTGGGCCATGGCTTCGGCGATCAAGGGCGATACCAAGATCGCCTCCGCCTGGATCGGTGATGGCGCCACCGCCGAGTCGGACTTCCACACCGCCCTGACCTTCGCCCACGTCTACCGTGCCCCGGTCATCCTCAACGTGGTCAACAACCAGTGGGCGATCTCCACCTTCCAGGCCATCGCCGGCGGTGAATCGACCACCTTCGCCGGGCGCGGCGTGGGTTGCGGCATCGCCTCGCTGCGGGTCGACGGCAATGACTTCGTGGCTGTGTATGCCGCCTCGCGCTGGGCCGCCGAACGTGCCCGCCGTGGCCTTGGCCCGTGCCTGATCGAGTGGGTCACCTACCGTGCCGGCCCGCACTCGACCTCGGACGACCCGTCCAAGTACCGCCCTGCCGATGACTGGAGCCACTTCCCGCTGGGCGACCCGATCGCCCGTCTCAAGCAGCACCTGATCGCCATCGGTCAGTGGTCGGAGGAAGAACACCAGGCCGTCACCGCCGAACTTGAAGCCGCTGTGATTGCCGCGCAGAAGGAAGCCGAGCAGTACGGCACCTTGGCCAACGGCCATATCCCGAGCGCCGCCTCCATGTTCGAGGACGTGTACAAGGAAATGCCCGATCACCTGCGCCGCCAACGCCAGGAAATGGGGGTTTGA
- a CDS encoding alpha-ketoacid dehydrogenase subunit beta, with translation MNDHNNSIKPETAMATTTMTMIQALRSAMDVMLERDDNVVIYGQDVGYFGGVFRCTEGLQNKYGKSRVFDAPISESGIVGTAVGMGAYGLRPVVEIQFADYFYPASDQIVSEMARLRYRSAGEFIAPLTLRMPCGGGIYGGQTHSQSPEAMFTQVCGLRTVMPSNPYDAKGLLIASIECDDPVIFLEPKRLYNGPFDGHHDRPVTPWSKHPQSAVPDGYYNVPLDKAAIARAGNDVTVLTYGTTVYVAQVAAEETGVDAEVIDLRSLWPLDLETIVESVKKTGRCVVVHEATRTCGFGAELVSLVQEHCFHHLEAPIERVTGWDTPYPHAQEWAYFPGPSRVGAALKRVMEV, from the coding sequence ATGAACGATCACAACAACAGCATCAAACCGGAAACCGCCATGGCCACCACCACCATGACCATGATCCAGGCCCTGCGCTCGGCCATGGACGTCATGCTTGAGCGCGACGACAACGTGGTGATCTACGGCCAGGACGTCGGTTACTTCGGCGGCGTGTTCCGCTGCACCGAGGGCTTGCAGAACAAGTACGGCAAGTCCCGCGTGTTCGACGCGCCGATCTCTGAAAGCGGCATCGTCGGCACCGCCGTGGGCATGGGCGCCTATGGCCTGCGGCCAGTGGTGGAAATCCAGTTCGCCGACTACTTCTACCCAGCCTCCGACCAGATCGTCTCGGAAATGGCGCGCCTGCGCTATCGCTCGGCAGGCGAGTTCATCGCCCCACTGACTCTGCGCATGCCCTGCGGCGGTGGCATCTATGGTGGGCAAACCCACAGCCAGAGCCCGGAGGCGATGTTTACCCAGGTCTGTGGCCTGCGCACGGTGATGCCGTCCAACCCCTACGACGCCAAAGGTCTGCTGATTGCCTCGATCGAATGTGACGACCCGGTGATCTTCCTCGAGCCCAAGCGCCTCTACAACGGCCCGTTCGACGGCCACCACGACCGCCCGGTAACGCCTTGGTCGAAACACCCGCAAAGCGCAGTACCGGACGGTTATTACAACGTGCCATTGGACAAGGCCGCGATCGCCCGCGCCGGCAACGATGTCACCGTGCTGACCTACGGCACTACGGTCTACGTGGCCCAGGTAGCCGCCGAAGAGACTGGCGTGGACGCCGAGGTCATCGACCTGCGCAGCCTCTGGCCGCTGGACCTGGAAACCATCGTCGAGTCGGTCAAGAAGACTGGCCGTTGCGTGGTGGTGCACGAAGCCACCCGCACCTGCGGTTTCGGCGCCGAGCTGGTTTCGCTGGTTCAGGAGCACTGCTTCCACCATCTCGAAGCGCCCATCGAGCGCGTCACCGGCTGGGACACCCCCTACCCCCACGCACAGGAATGGGCTTACTTCCCAGGCCCTTCGCGGGTAGGCGCGGCATTGAAACGGGTCATGGAGGTCTGA